GCGGGATTCACGCGCCCGTATGGCTCGATGGATGGTCCGCGCCTGTTGAGGCGCTAGCCGGCGGCTTCTTTGGTGATGGCGCGACCGATCACGAGCCGCTGGATCTGGTTGGTTCCCTCGTAGATCTGCGTGATCTTGGCGTCGCGCATGTACTTCTCGATCGGATAGTCCTTGCAGTACCCGTACCCGCCGAAGAGCTGCACGGCATTGGTCGTCACTTCCATGGCGACGTCGGTCGCGAAGACCTTGCACATCGCGGAGTACTTGCTGAAACCCTTCACGCCGGCGTCGATCGCAGAAGCGGCGGCATAGATGAGCTGACGGGCGGCCTCGATCCGCGTCGCCATGTCGGCGAGCATCCACTGCACGCCCTGGAACGAGGCGACGGACTGGCCGAACTGCTGCCGGTCGCGCGTGTAGCGGATCGCGAGATCGAGGGCGCCCTGCGCGAGGCCGAGCGCCTGCGCGGCGACGGCGGGGCGCGCCCGATCGAGCGTCATCATGGCGTTGGCGAATCCGCCGCCCTCCTTGCCGCCGAGGATCTGCGCTTCGGGAATCGAGCAGTTCTCGAAGTGCAGCTCGTGGACGGGGACGCACCGGATCCCCATCAGGTCTTCCTTCTTCCCGATCCGGAACCCGGGATGGCCTTTCTCGACGAGGAACGCGGTGATGCCGCGCGAGCCGCGCTCCGGATTCGTGGACGCGTAGACGGTGTAGAGCGACGCCGCGTTGCCGTTCGTGTTCCACTTCTTCTCGCCGTTGACCACGAAGCTCCCGTCCGGCTGGCGCTCGGCGCGGCAGGAGAGCGAGCCCGCGTCCGAGCCGGATTTCTTCTCCGAGAGCCCGAACGCGATCAGCTTCTCGCCCCCCGCGATCTTCGGCAGCCATTCGTGCTTCTGTTCTTCCGTGCCCCCGAGGATGATCGGGAACGAGCCGAGCGAATTGACGGCGTACAGGACGCCGAACCCCCCGCACACCTTCGAGAGCTCCTCCACGACCAGGCAGAGGTTGAGCACGCCCCCGCCGGCGCCCCCGTATTCCTTCGGGATCCAGACCTTGAACAGGTCGTATTTCTTCAATCCCTCGACGGCGGACCACGGGTACTCGGCGGTCCGGTCCCATTCGGCGGCGTGCGGCGCGACGTATTTCTCGGCGCACTCCCTGGCGCGCTCGACCCAGTCTCGGTTCTCGGGGGTGAGCAATTCGCGGATCATCGAGCCATCCTTTCGACGGAAGAGCCGCGGTAGGATACCGAAAAACCGGGTTCCCGCGCAGGAGGTGAACGATGCCGCTTTCGCTCGCTTTCGTCTTCGGCCGCGTGTACGGATGCGCGTCGCTCCTCGTGCTCGCACTCGACGTCTATTCGATCGTCCAGATCGCGGAAAGCGGCCGCTCGACCGCCCGCAAGGTGATCTGGATCCTGCTGGTGATCTTTTTCCCGCTGGGCGGGGCCATCCTCTGGCTCCTCTTCGGGAAGAAATGAGAGGCGCGGTGATACGCGCCGTTATACGGGTCGGTCGGGTCCGCCGGCGGGCGCGACGTACGCCCCGGTACGCCTTGCCCGCCGGCCGGCCCCGCCCGAACCCGTCTTCCGGCACGTCTGACCGCGCCTCGGGATTTCACTGGGCAATCGTTGTATCCGGCGACGGTAGGCCGTTCGCACCGGCAACACTGAGGCGCGGCGAGACGCGAGCGAGGTGGGATGCGGGCAGTCCGCCGCATCCCGAAGCGTACCGGTGAGCGTACGTTGAGGACGCGGCGGGCGGCACGCGCCCGCATCGCTCGATGGATCGCCCGTTGGCCGATCAGAAGGTATGCGTGAGGCCGAGAAGCCCGCGATACCTCACCCGGTCCGGGTCGCCCGCGACCTCTCCGCCCATCCCCGCATAGAAGAGCGTCTGCAGGCCGATGCGGTGGCGCAGCCCGAGCTCGATGCCGACCGACACCTTGCCTCCCGTCAACACGCTCTGCCGGACGACGACGTCGGCCATCGCGAGCGTGTCGGTGCGCCAGGGACCGAAGGGCCGGGCGTCGAACCCGATGAGCCCGTAGACCCGGTTACGGCGTTCGTCGGGGCGCGTGCTGCCGACGTACAGGGCGCCCGCCGTCGCGTGAAGACGGAAGGATTCGAAGGAGCGCGTGGCGATGAGCTCCGCGGAGACGTTCGTCCCGTGCGACGCGAATCCCGTCGCGAGGATGCCGTCGGCCCGGACCGCGAGAGCGGGCGCGTGGTCCGTCTCGGTGTGGAGCGCGGCGAGCGCGTGGATGTCGAGATCGCCGGATCCGATGCCGCGGCTGGCGTTCATGGTGGGATTCGTGAGGAGCCGCGAGTCGGCGCCGATCTCGAGCCCGCGGAGGACCCCGGCCACGAGCGAGAAGGCGGGGCCGGCATAGTCGACGTTGTCGAGGCGCCGCGCGTAGGCGTAGTCGGCGGACGCCGAATAGGTCCCGCGCTCGAGCGGCGCGGCGTCTTCCATCGCGACCGGCCGCGCGGCCTCGAGGTTCGAGACTTCCTGCGCTGCCGCCGGGTGGGCGAGCCCCGCGGCGGCCGCCGCGAGCACGGCGGCGATGAATGCGCGGCGCATCATTTTTCGACTCCGTACCGGCGTCCGACGGCCCGGACGGCTTCCCGGCGCGCGGCGGGGGTGGGCGACGCGAGCGCCTCGAAGACCTCGATCCGGAAGAGGGTCGCGCGATCGAAGAGCTCCGCGGCGATCGGATAGCTCGCGGAGAAGGTCGGCGCGTACGTCCGGTACCAGGAAGCCTGGAGCGGCGCGGCCGGGGCTTCGAGCTCCCGGTCGTACTGCTCGATCGTGTTCTTGATTTTCCAGCGCTGGGCCCGGAAGGCCGAGGCCGCGAGGTCCTCGGCGGCATGCGCGAAGAGCGAGTCGCCTTCGAGGAGCAGGCGGGCGGTCGAGAGCTCGCCCAGCCGCGGATCGACCGGGGCGGGGGGAGGCGACGCGAGGACGAACCGCGACCGGCGGTAGCGGTCGAGGCTCTTCTCGACGCGCGACGAGGTCGTCTCGGGAGAAGCATCGGTCGCGGCGAGCGCGTCGGTGACTTCCCGCTCCAACCGGTCCGCCTCGACGAGCGCCCCGAAGAGGCCGGGGGCCGCGCGCGCGAGGAGCGGAGCGCAGAGCCGGGCGTCGGGCGGAAAATCGGGAAGGCGGCGGATCGTCTCCCGGAACGAGACGGCCAGCCGCCGGTCCACCTCCGGCGTGATTCCGCCGATCCACGCCGACTCGAGGGCGTTCCACCGCCCGT
This window of the Thermoanaerobaculia bacterium genome carries:
- a CDS encoding acyl-CoA dehydrogenase family protein: MIRELLTPENRDWVERARECAEKYVAPHAAEWDRTAEYPWSAVEGLKKYDLFKVWIPKEYGGAGGGVLNLCLVVEELSKVCGGFGVLYAVNSLGSFPIILGGTEEQKHEWLPKIAGGEKLIAFGLSEKKSGSDAGSLSCRAERQPDGSFVVNGEKKWNTNGNAASLYTVYASTNPERGSRGITAFLVEKGHPGFRIGKKEDLMGIRCVPVHELHFENCSIPEAQILGGKEGGGFANAMMTLDRARPAVAAQALGLAQGALDLAIRYTRDRQQFGQSVASFQGVQWMLADMATRIEAARQLIYAAASAIDAGVKGFSKYSAMCKVFATDVAMEVTTNAVQLFGGYGYCKDYPIEKYMRDAKITQIYEGTNQIQRLVIGRAITKEAAG
- a CDS encoding PLD nuclease N-terminal domain-containing protein; the encoded protein is MPLSLAFVFGRVYGCASLLVLALDVYSIVQIAESGRSTARKVIWILLVIFFPLGGAILWLLFGKK